One segment of Candidatus Aegiribacteria sp. DNA contains the following:
- a CDS encoding carbamoyltransferase, with the protein MAVILGLNCYKHDAAAALLIDGKLVAAAEEERFRRIKHYANYPEKAVDYVLESASISPSEIDHIAFYMLPGLVMRENICYSRNYLLKNGGFYFLLSQLNGARKMRAINTILSDHLGSSLKARVNFVEHHIAHADAACYCSGFESAAVLTMDGVGERDTSILASFTPAGMEIHSSSRFPNSPGIYYSAVTKHLGFIPDNDEYKIMGLSSYGEPEFLEIFRRIISSSKGRIYLNTRLLDIHMGVHTSSFGAEVQKIIGPPRIPGTLITSLHRNIACSAQKALEEVGLSLVGYLSEVSGLDRLVISGGVGLNCVMNGLIEKKSGFNETYPLPAAHDAGTSIGAAVYIHRKNYPEITLVPPSSMYLGPEFPEEEIREALEMARIGWSRPDNPADRTAELIEQGKVVGLFNGRMEFGPRALGNRSILADARRADMKDIVNRVVKHRESFRPFCPSCLEQKAHEYFEGCTIARYMNKTYPVLPDKISDIPSVTHVDGTARVQTVTREINPFYYDVIESFYRRTGVPVILNTSFNVKGEPIVTTPVDAIRCFYGTGIDALVMPPFLIEKEPGERN; encoded by the coding sequence ATGGCAGTAATTCTCGGGCTTAATTGTTACAAACATGATGCAGCGGCCGCACTGCTGATTGACGGAAAACTTGTTGCCGCCGCTGAGGAAGAACGATTTCGAAGAATCAAGCATTACGCGAATTATCCTGAAAAAGCAGTGGATTATGTGCTTGAAAGCGCTTCGATCAGTCCTTCCGAAATTGATCATATAGCTTTCTATATGCTTCCCGGTCTTGTTATGCGGGAGAATATCTGCTACAGCAGAAATTACCTCCTGAAGAACGGAGGATTCTACTTTCTGCTTTCACAGCTGAACGGCGCAAGAAAAATGCGTGCGATCAATACAATCCTTTCTGATCATCTTGGGAGTTCTCTAAAAGCGAGGGTCAATTTCGTTGAGCATCATATCGCTCATGCTGACGCTGCCTGCTACTGTTCAGGATTCGAATCAGCTGCTGTTCTGACAATGGATGGAGTCGGAGAAAGAGACACCAGCATACTTGCGAGTTTCACGCCTGCCGGAATGGAGATACACTCTTCTTCAAGATTTCCCAATTCACCTGGAATTTATTACAGCGCAGTTACGAAACATCTCGGTTTCATACCTGATAATGACGAGTATAAAATTATGGGGCTTTCCAGCTATGGAGAACCGGAATTTCTGGAAATCTTCAGGAGAATAATCAGCAGCAGCAAAGGCAGAATATACCTGAACACAAGACTTCTGGATATTCACATGGGAGTTCATACATCCAGCTTCGGAGCGGAAGTGCAGAAAATCATCGGTCCTCCGAGAATACCGGGAACCTTGATTACTTCTCTTCACAGGAATATCGCATGTTCCGCGCAGAAAGCTCTGGAGGAGGTAGGTCTTTCGCTGGTCGGGTACCTTTCGGAAGTATCAGGATTGGACAGGCTGGTAATTTCAGGAGGCGTCGGTCTGAACTGTGTAATGAATGGACTGATTGAGAAGAAATCCGGTTTTAATGAAACGTATCCCCTTCCCGCAGCACATGATGCCGGGACTTCCATAGGAGCGGCAGTCTACATTCACCGGAAGAACTATCCGGAAATCACTCTTGTTCCGCCTTCCAGCATGTATCTTGGTCCTGAATTTCCCGAAGAGGAGATTCGCGAAGCATTAGAAATGGCCAGGATCGGATGGAGCAGACCTGATAATCCTGCGGACAGAACCGCGGAGCTGATCGAACAGGGAAAGGTTGTGGGACTGTTCAACGGGAGAATGGAATTCGGTCCAAGGGCTCTTGGCAACAGATCCATTCTCGCCGACGCCCGGAGAGCAGACATGAAGGATATTGTAAACAGGGTTGTGAAGCATCGAGAATCATTCAGACCTTTCTGTCCAAGCTGCCTGGAGCAGAAGGCCCATGAGTATTTTGAAGGATGTACCATTGCCAGATATATGAACAAGACTTATCCTGTGCTTCCCGATAAAATCAGCGATATTCCCTCCGTAACTCACGTTGATGGAACAGCGAGGGTCCAGACTGTAACAAGAGAGATCAATCCTTTCTATTATGATGTGATAGAAAGTTTCTACAGAAGGACAGGGGTCCCTGTTATCCTGAACACATCATTTAATGTAAAGGGAGAGCCCATAGTAACAACACCCGTTGACGCCATACGCTGTTTCTATGGAACGGGCATTGATGCGCTGGTAATGCCACCCTTCCTTATTGAGAAGGAACCCGGCGAACGGAATTGA
- a CDS encoding glycosyltransferase family 2 protein → MSGITVITLNWNGNEVLHDMINSLAPQLIELQARLIVLDNCSTDGSDRAAERDFGERSWFSLLRAEKNLGFAAGANRVINNTDDEILVLANNDTIFTPGSLKLLVDALERHPEAGMTGPRLLWPDGSLQPSMRDFPFPGKLIKEHLPFLKKKTAIHSSHLKEKKVDWLVGAVMAFRREALLDTGLFDEDYFFYHEETDLQYRLNRSGWEVWFVPDAQVVHLEGVAARQMFGQETWLRYIPEKMRFLRKHGKYGAVTGFRIFMTMLHSCRLSAGLFKPGKRKQDIRYTVPYCRKAIRLTWKNN, encoded by the coding sequence ATGAGCGGAATCACAGTAATTACACTGAACTGGAATGGTAATGAAGTATTGCATGATATGATCAACTCTCTTGCTCCGCAATTGATAGAGCTGCAGGCCAGACTGATTGTTCTGGATAACTGTTCCACGGATGGTTCCGACAGAGCTGCGGAAAGGGATTTTGGGGAAAGATCCTGGTTTTCCCTGCTGAGAGCGGAGAAAAATCTTGGTTTTGCGGCTGGAGCGAATCGTGTTATTAACAATACCGATGATGAAATACTTGTTCTGGCAAACAATGATACGATTTTCACCCCTGGAAGCCTGAAATTGCTTGTTGATGCTCTTGAGAGACATCCGGAAGCAGGCATGACCGGACCCCGACTTCTATGGCCCGACGGATCACTTCAACCATCCATGAGAGATTTTCCTTTTCCTGGAAAACTGATAAAAGAGCATCTGCCTTTTCTTAAGAAGAAAACAGCGATTCACTCTTCACATCTGAAGGAGAAGAAGGTTGACTGGCTTGTAGGAGCAGTCATGGCGTTTCGCAGAGAAGCTCTATTGGATACAGGGTTATTCGATGAAGACTATTTCTTTTATCATGAAGAGACAGATCTGCAGTACAGATTGAACAGATCCGGCTGGGAAGTGTGGTTTGTTCCGGATGCTCAGGTTGTTCACCTGGAAGGAGTAGCGGCTCGTCAGATGTTTGGACAGGAAACATGGCTGAGGTATATTCCGGAGAAAATGCGATTTCTCAGAAAACATGGAAAGTACGGCGCTGTAACCGGTTTCAGAATTTTTATGACCATGCTTCATTCTTGCAGGCTGTCTGCCGGACTGTTTAAACCAGGTAAGCGAAAACAAGATATCCGCTATACCGTACCGTATTGTCGGAAAGCTATAAGGTTGACATGGAAAAACAATTGA
- a CDS encoding M23 family metallopeptidase: protein MTKSHKTSKAMLVTGIFLSLLFLISASCRSRPEEGEIIIRAIDVLPKHTVSTELPGSDSSSISPDQISVIAMDDSVDTILTPDSLITLPDSLIPDTLEIPRTDSIVQEYQWNRLAVEINGSIYVSLQDEVEYSDILGAHIVRCMWWDTDPWKGMNAGDSLYVLYGVTGRENQVVALHYVPKEGTSNNPLSVYSFRMTGDNWASHYYADGTEVMRFLNYMPITTFEEMTGPYGEPRGNHSHAGVDYKAPEGTPVRTCRGGTVTRTDWNYEYNGHCVEISIGIGYSEIFLHLNAIADGVVSGVTLQRGDTIGYVGTTGRTSTSPHLHYQINDENGNPIDPYLFYSSHRRNLPVSDMDAFLRFRDMCDEQIQGAVE, encoded by the coding sequence TTGACGAAGAGTCACAAGACCAGTAAAGCTATGCTTGTAACAGGAATCTTTCTTTCCTTGCTCTTCCTTATTTCTGCCTCCTGCAGGAGTAGACCTGAAGAAGGGGAGATTATCATTCGGGCGATAGATGTTCTGCCGAAACACACCGTTTCCACCGAACTGCCGGGTTCTGACAGCTCTTCAATTTCCCCTGATCAAATTAGTGTTATTGCGATGGATGATTCTGTTGATACAATTCTTACACCTGATTCGTTGATAACTCTTCCGGATTCACTGATACCTGATACGTTAGAGATTCCCCGGACTGATTCCATTGTACAGGAATATCAATGGAACAGATTAGCTGTAGAGATCAACGGTTCCATTTATGTCAGCCTTCAGGATGAAGTTGAATATTCTGATATCCTCGGCGCTCACATCGTGCGATGTATGTGGTGGGACACAGATCCATGGAAAGGTATGAACGCAGGAGATTCTCTCTATGTGCTGTACGGCGTGACCGGCAGGGAAAACCAGGTTGTTGCGCTTCATTATGTGCCAAAGGAAGGCACTTCGAATAATCCATTGTCAGTATACAGTTTCCGGATGACAGGTGATAACTGGGCATCACATTATTATGCTGATGGGACTGAAGTCATGCGGTTCCTGAATTACATGCCGATCACCACATTTGAAGAAATGACCGGTCCCTACGGTGAACCCAGAGGTAATCACAGCCATGCCGGAGTAGACTACAAAGCTCCCGAAGGCACACCGGTACGAACCTGCAGAGGTGGAACCGTGACAAGGACAGACTGGAATTATGAGTATAATGGACATTGCGTGGAAATCAGTATTGGTATCGGTTATTCAGAGATTTTTCTTCACCTGAACGCAATTGCAGACGGTGTTGTTTCCGGTGTAACGCTTCAGAGGGGAGATACAATCGGCTATGTAGGAACAACCGGAAGAACATCAACTTCACCTCACCTGCATTATCAGATAAACGATGAGAACGGTAATCCAATCGACCCATACCTGTTTTACAGTTCTCACCGGAGGAATCTCCCTGTCTCTGATATGGATGCTTTTTTACGATTCCGGGATATGTGTGACGAACAGATACAAGGAGCAGTGGAATGA
- a CDS encoding sigma-54 dependent transcriptional regulator — protein MNNTKKSRILVIDDEVSITSSLKRTLELSGYQCDTANCGRAALRMLREKNNFDLIITDIRLPDISGIEILDIVRAKYPFLPVIVITGYASIESTKEAIRKGAVDYLPKPFTTGALINSVSNTLKSSKKRHQYKDLYEIVYQSTCMEEILDMVTRVGKAESTILVTGESGTGKELIARAIHRNSRRSKQQFVSVNSGAIPEGLLESELFGHVKGAFTGAITTSHGRFHVADGGSLFLDEVGNMSLAMQVKLLRVLQNGEFSPVGSSDIIKTDVRLVAATNMNLEQAISNKTFREDLYYRLNVIEIHIPPLRQRTDDILPLSEFFLSRMSGSEHSKKLSLSSNAVSALLSYNWPGNVRELENTMERASVLCDSEQVELHDLPDRITYSKEDLPDLTPTAEQMNLDSLLNSIEKHYIINALKKSGGNKTSTANMLGLKRTTLLARMKQYNIQRDTGKHQDE, from the coding sequence ATGAATAATACGAAGAAAAGCAGAATACTGGTAATCGATGATGAAGTATCAATTACGTCTTCTCTCAAGAGAACTCTTGAGTTGTCCGGATATCAATGTGATACGGCTAACTGCGGGAGAGCTGCCCTTCGTATGCTCAGAGAGAAGAACAACTTTGACCTCATTATCACTGATATCAGGCTTCCTGACATCTCCGGCATTGAAATTCTGGATATAGTCAGAGCTAAATATCCTTTCCTTCCGGTGATAGTGATAACAGGTTACGCCAGTATCGAGAGTACAAAGGAAGCTATCCGCAAAGGCGCGGTTGATTACCTGCCCAAACCATTCACTACCGGAGCTCTGATAAACTCGGTCAGCAACACTCTGAAATCCTCGAAGAAAAGGCATCAATACAAGGATCTTTATGAGATTGTCTACCAGAGTACCTGCATGGAAGAAATCCTGGATATGGTCACGAGGGTGGGGAAAGCGGAGAGCACAATTCTTGTTACAGGAGAAAGCGGCACAGGTAAGGAATTGATAGCAAGAGCAATTCACCGCAATTCCAGACGCTCAAAACAGCAATTCGTCTCCGTCAATTCAGGCGCAATTCCAGAAGGACTTCTGGAGAGTGAGCTGTTCGGGCATGTAAAAGGAGCTTTCACCGGTGCGATAACTACATCTCACGGCAGGTTTCATGTAGCGGATGGAGGCTCACTCTTCCTTGATGAGGTCGGCAATATGAGCCTGGCCATGCAGGTTAAACTCCTCAGGGTACTTCAAAACGGTGAATTTTCTCCGGTAGGAAGCTCTGATATTATTAAAACAGATGTCAGATTGGTCGCGGCGACGAATATGAATCTTGAACAGGCCATCAGCAACAAAACTTTCAGAGAGGATCTTTATTACAGGTTGAATGTAATTGAGATCCACATACCTCCACTCAGACAGAGGACTGATGATATTCTGCCGCTTTCGGAATTTTTCCTTTCGAGAATGTCAGGTTCGGAGCACTCAAAAAAACTTTCTCTTTCCTCAAACGCTGTTTCAGCACTTCTGTCCTACAATTGGCCTGGCAATGTGCGTGAGCTGGAAAATACCATGGAGCGAGCATCTGTTCTATGTGATAGCGAACAGGTAGAGCTGCATGATCTTCCGGACAGAATCACATACTCGAAAGAAGATCTTCCCGATCTGACTCCTACAGCGGAGCAGATGAATTTAGACTCACTGTTGAACAGCATTGAAAAGCACTATATCATTAATGCGCTGAAGAAGAGCGGTGGAAATAAAACCAGCACAGCGAACATGCTCGGACTGAAACGAACTACTCTTCTTGCGAGGATGAAACAGTACAATATTCAGAGGGATACAGGTAAACATCAGGATGAGTGA
- a CDS encoding response regulator, whose amino-acid sequence MSENARILVVDDDISIRTLCREVLELQDFEIDEAENGSIALKTMQTTSFSLVLSDIMMPDMGGLELASEIRVKYPDTLVILITGHGSIDLAKDAIQRGAFDFITKPFSMVELSQTVGRALEFRKKQLSVLPSPELKDLYNLTVNINISKHSRQAFLETLVQALEHTFRGDSARIYLASTPGDSSVAKICEFGKEDLLTDNEWKSFSRKALNVEGGILAGEYTDLPLPENSAVSSLMAAAIPSPDGNLGVCMVARSSIPASFTVRDLKLLGLFAAQAGNQLMNYRLTSNLRGHAENLAQVNILAGEFSSSLDTKHVLASIVKGLRTMIPFDLFGVFLSGKDMLPLSYTMVRSDIPEKILNSNLRELLEQTQEPVTVSQYLDSGIRDSFACARVADWESDPNLEILDLSKFGSLKGMMVLANWSHEKILFHDSSYLSILVRHAAMALSNAYLFESSETNYTQAIFALASAVDAKDPYTSNHSRNVAAYVMAIASHLHLPVREIKLLHHAALLHDIGKIGIPESILNKTGKLTSKEYDIIKMHPETGYRILRPVTAFGSFINIVRYHHERYDGGGYPSGLEKENIPHHARILAVADCFDAMTSDRIYRKAPGVKYALSEIRKNIGSQFDPAVAEAFLDILETRTPESIIGEYISRGVNRFSFS is encoded by the coding sequence ATGAGTGAAAACGCCAGAATTCTTGTTGTCGATGATGATATTTCTATCAGAACACTCTGCAGAGAAGTCCTTGAATTGCAGGATTTCGAAATCGATGAAGCGGAGAACGGCAGCATAGCGTTGAAAACCATGCAGACTACCTCTTTCAGCCTTGTCCTCAGTGATATTATGATGCCGGATATGGGCGGGCTGGAGCTGGCTTCTGAAATTCGTGTAAAGTATCCCGATACCCTGGTTATTCTGATTACCGGTCACGGATCAATCGACCTTGCAAAAGATGCTATACAGAGGGGTGCTTTTGACTTCATAACCAAGCCTTTCTCGATGGTGGAGCTGAGCCAGACTGTTGGAAGAGCCCTTGAGTTCCGGAAAAAACAGCTGTCGGTTCTTCCCTCTCCGGAACTTAAGGATCTTTACAATCTTACGGTGAACATCAATATCTCGAAACACTCCCGTCAGGCATTTCTGGAAACTCTTGTTCAAGCGCTGGAGCACACATTCAGAGGAGACTCCGCAAGAATATATCTTGCGAGTACACCGGGTGATAGCAGTGTTGCTAAAATCTGTGAATTTGGGAAAGAAGATCTTCTCACTGACAATGAATGGAAATCTTTCAGCCGAAAAGCTCTAAACGTTGAAGGAGGTATTCTTGCAGGGGAATACACTGATCTTCCCCTTCCGGAGAACTCTGCAGTATCATCTCTCATGGCTGCTGCCATACCCAGTCCTGATGGTAACCTTGGGGTCTGCATGGTCGCCAGATCTTCAATACCAGCCTCTTTCACAGTCAGAGATCTTAAGTTATTGGGTCTTTTCGCGGCACAAGCCGGGAATCAGTTAATGAACTACAGGCTTACTTCAAATCTTCGCGGCCATGCTGAAAACCTGGCACAGGTGAACATTCTTGCGGGAGAATTTTCATCTTCACTTGATACAAAGCATGTGCTGGCATCTATTGTCAAAGGACTGAGAACGATGATTCCGTTTGATCTGTTTGGTGTCTTTCTCAGCGGGAAGGATATGCTCCCCTTGAGTTACACTATGGTCAGATCTGATATACCTGAGAAGATCCTCAACTCCAACCTTCGTGAACTCCTTGAACAGACTCAGGAACCTGTAACTGTCAGTCAATACCTCGATAGCGGTATTAGAGATTCGTTTGCCTGCGCCAGAGTTGCTGACTGGGAATCTGATCCGAATCTTGAAATTCTTGATCTGAGCAAATTCGGGAGTTTAAAAGGAATGATGGTCCTTGCGAACTGGTCTCATGAGAAAATACTCTTTCATGACAGCTCCTATCTGTCAATTCTTGTGCGACATGCGGCAATGGCTCTCAGCAACGCCTATTTATTCGAATCAAGTGAAACGAATTATACCCAGGCTATCTTCGCTCTTGCCAGCGCGGTTGACGCGAAAGATCCATATACAAGCAACCATTCAAGAAATGTAGCGGCTTATGTAATGGCGATTGCATCTCACCTGCATCTTCCTGTCAGAGAAATCAAGCTTCTGCACCATGCGGCGCTGCTGCATGACATTGGCAAGATCGGCATACCCGAGTCAATACTGAACAAGACAGGAAAACTTACATCTAAAGAATACGATATTATCAAAATGCATCCTGAAACCGGTTATAGAATCCTGAGACCTGTCACAGCTTTTGGTAGTTTTATCAATATTGTAAGGTATCATCATGAACGGTACGATGGTGGAGGATATCCATCTGGTCTCGAAAAAGAAAACATCCCACATCACGCCCGAATTCTTGCTGTTGCTGACTGCTTTGATGCTATGACTTCCGACAGAATCTATCGAAAAGCTCCAGGAGTTAAGTACGCGCTCAGTGAAATACGGAAAAACATCGGCTCTCAGTTTGATCCGGCGGTTGCTGAGGCATTTCTGGATATACTTGAAACAAGAACGCCTGAAAGCATAATAGGCGAATACATCTCCAGAGGAGTTAACAGATTCTCTTTTTCATGA
- the eno gene encoding phosphopyruvate hydratase — protein sequence MPDIVEIRARQILDSRGNPTVEAEVFLLNGGWGRASVPSGASTGEHEAVELRDREEAYGGKSVLKAVENIEMLIAPEISGLSALNQARVDRIMIELDGTANKEKLGANATLAVSMAVSRAAASHLGLPLYRYLGGPSARLLPVPGMNILNGGKHASNPIDLQEFMIVPAGFKTFSRALQAGTEIFHALRKQSSDMGLPTTVGDEGGLAPDLPSNEAALDFIMKGILDAGYTPGEDIFLALDPAASEMYHDGKYYMHGCDPSGLTSEEMVSYWEKLVRSFPIVSIEDGLAEDDWSGWELMTRQLGQSILIVGDDLLVTNEERLHRGIRTEAANAILIKLNQIGTVTETMNTVNLAHRNGWKTFISHRSGETEDTFISDFSVAVNSGLIKTGSACRTDRVAKYNQLLRIEEDLGDQALFRGIDILPLSSGD from the coding sequence ATGCCTGATATTGTAGAGATTCGCGCTCGGCAAATACTTGACTCAAGAGGAAATCCAACCGTTGAAGCTGAGGTTTTCCTCCTCAACGGCGGATGGGGCAGAGCTTCCGTCCCGAGCGGCGCCTCAACCGGTGAACACGAAGCCGTTGAATTAAGGGATAGAGAAGAAGCTTATGGGGGAAAGAGTGTTCTTAAAGCTGTTGAGAACATAGAAATGCTGATAGCGCCTGAAATATCAGGACTCTCCGCTCTGAATCAGGCTCGCGTTGATAGGATCATGATTGAGCTTGACGGTACTGCTAATAAGGAAAAGCTGGGCGCGAATGCTACACTTGCTGTCTCAATGGCCGTCTCCAGAGCTGCTGCCAGCCATCTGGGGCTTCCTCTGTATCGATATCTGGGTGGCCCTTCCGCAAGGCTTCTTCCGGTGCCGGGCATGAACATTCTCAATGGTGGAAAACATGCGTCAAACCCAATAGATCTTCAGGAGTTCATGATTGTACCCGCGGGTTTCAAAACATTCAGCAGAGCGCTTCAGGCAGGTACCGAGATCTTTCACGCACTGAGAAAACAATCCTCTGACATGGGGCTTCCAACAACCGTAGGGGATGAAGGCGGCCTGGCTCCGGATCTGCCTTCAAATGAAGCGGCTCTTGATTTCATAATGAAGGGGATCCTTGATGCCGGATACACACCGGGAGAAGATATCTTTCTGGCTCTTGATCCCGCAGCCAGCGAGATGTACCATGACGGTAAATACTATATGCACGGGTGTGACCCCTCCGGCCTCACTTCAGAAGAGATGGTCTCCTACTGGGAGAAGCTTGTCCGCAGCTTCCCAATCGTAAGTATTGAAGATGGGCTTGCTGAAGATGACTGGTCCGGATGGGAACTCATGACCAGGCAGCTGGGACAGAGTATTCTCATAGTCGGTGATGATCTGCTGGTTACAAATGAGGAAAGGCTGCACAGAGGGATACGGACTGAAGCCGCAAATGCAATACTTATTAAACTTAATCAGATAGGTACCGTAACGGAGACCATGAACACGGTCAATCTTGCTCACAGAAACGGGTGGAAGACATTTATCAGCCACAGAAGCGGAGAGACCGAAGATACTTTCATCAGTGATTTCTCCGTAGCTGTGAATTCAGGACTCATCAAGACAGGTTCCGCCTGCAGAACTGACAGGGTTGCCAAATACAATCAGCTTCTTCGTATAGAAGAAGATCTTGGCGACCAGGCGCTGTTCAGGGGAATCGACATCCTGCCTCTTTCGTCAGGGGATTAA